In Cupriavidus taiwanensis, the following proteins share a genomic window:
- a CDS encoding class II glutamine amidotransferase yields the protein MCQLLGMNCATPTDVTFSFTGFAARGGLTDHHADGFGVAFFEDKACRLFIDNQSAGTSPVADLIKRYPIKSKNVISHIRKATQGTVLLENCHPFMRELWGRHWIFAHNGDLHGFTPFLSGVYQPVGDTDSELAFCTLMQGLRKRFPGSQPPLNELGHALADITRDITLHGVFNYLLCNGQALFAHCSTRLYYIVRQWPFSTAHLIDADLSIDFAQVTTPDDRVAVIATAPLTDNETWTQFAPGELIMFEDGRPTMTLTVPIPPEVQAKNAANTACT from the coding sequence ATGTGCCAGCTGCTAGGCATGAACTGCGCCACGCCGACCGACGTGACGTTCTCCTTCACCGGCTTTGCCGCGCGCGGAGGCCTGACCGACCACCACGCCGACGGCTTCGGTGTCGCCTTCTTCGAAGACAAGGCCTGCCGCCTGTTCATCGACAACCAGTCCGCCGGCACCTCGCCGGTGGCGGACCTGATCAAGCGCTATCCGATCAAGTCCAAGAACGTCATCTCGCATATCCGCAAGGCCACGCAGGGCACCGTGCTGCTGGAAAACTGCCACCCCTTCATGCGCGAGCTGTGGGGCCGGCACTGGATCTTCGCCCACAACGGCGACCTGCACGGCTTCACCCCGTTCCTGTCCGGCGTCTACCAGCCGGTGGGAGACACCGACAGCGAACTGGCCTTCTGCACGCTGATGCAGGGCCTGCGCAAGCGCTTCCCGGGCTCGCAGCCGCCGCTGAACGAACTGGGCCACGCGCTGGCCGACATCACCCGCGACATCACGCTGCACGGCGTGTTCAACTACCTGCTGTGCAACGGGCAGGCGCTGTTCGCGCACTGCTCGACCCGCCTCTACTACATCGTGCGGCAATGGCCGTTCTCGACCGCGCACCTGATCGACGCCGACCTGTCGATCGACTTCGCGCAGGTCACCACGCCGGACGACCGTGTCGCCGTGATCGCCACCGCGCCGCTGACCGACAACGAGACCTGGACCCAGTTCGCCCCGGGCGAGCTGATCATGTTTGAGGACGGGCGCCCGACCATGACGCTGACCGTGCCGATCCCGCCCGAAGTCCAGGCCAAGAACGCCGCCAATACGGCTTGTACCTGA
- a CDS encoding tartrate dehydrogenase, with translation MSQYKIAVIPGDGIGTEVMPEGIRVMDAAARRFGIDFQWDHFDFSSCDYYARHGKMLPDDWFDTLVKYDAIYFGAVGWPDTVPDHVSLWGSLLQFRRSFDQYVNLRPVRLMPGIRSPLAGRQPGDIDFYVVRENTEGEYSSIGGRMFPGTEREIVVQETVMSRTGVDRILKFAFELAQKRPKKHLTSATKSNGISITMPYWDERVEAMAANYPGLKVDKYHIDILTAHFVQHPDWFDVVVASNLFGDILSDLGPACTGTIGIAPSGNINPDRTFPSLFEPVHGSAPDIAGRGVANPIGQIWCGAMMLEHLGHDEAGAAVLGAIERVLAAGPEHAPLTRDIGGKAGTADLGRAIAEAL, from the coding sequence ATGAGCCAATACAAGATTGCCGTGATTCCCGGAGACGGAATCGGCACGGAAGTCATGCCCGAGGGCATCCGCGTGATGGACGCCGCGGCGCGCCGCTTCGGCATCGACTTCCAGTGGGATCACTTCGATTTTTCCAGCTGCGACTACTACGCCCGCCACGGCAAGATGCTGCCGGACGACTGGTTCGACACGCTGGTCAAGTACGACGCCATCTATTTCGGCGCGGTCGGCTGGCCGGACACGGTGCCCGACCATGTTTCGCTGTGGGGTTCGCTGCTGCAGTTCCGCCGTTCGTTCGACCAGTACGTGAACCTGCGCCCGGTGCGGCTGATGCCGGGCATCCGCAGCCCGCTGGCCGGCCGACAGCCCGGCGACATCGATTTCTACGTGGTGCGCGAGAACACCGAGGGCGAATACTCCAGCATTGGCGGCCGCATGTTCCCCGGCACCGAGCGCGAGATCGTGGTGCAGGAAACGGTGATGAGCCGCACCGGGGTCGACCGCATCCTGAAGTTCGCCTTTGAACTGGCCCAGAAGCGCCCCAAGAAGCACCTGACGTCGGCGACCAAGTCCAACGGCATTTCGATCACGATGCCGTACTGGGACGAGCGGGTCGAGGCGATGGCGGCGAACTACCCCGGCCTGAAGGTCGACAAGTACCACATCGACATCCTGACCGCGCATTTCGTCCAGCATCCGGACTGGTTCGACGTGGTGGTCGCCAGCAACCTGTTCGGCGACATCCTGTCCGATCTCGGCCCGGCCTGCACCGGCACCATCGGCATTGCGCCGTCGGGCAATATCAATCCGGACCGCACCTTCCCCAGCCTGTTCGAGCCGGTGCACGGCTCGGCCCCGGACATCGCCGGGCGTGGCGTGGCCAACCCGATCGGCCAGATCTGGTGCGGCGCCATGATGCTGGAGCACCTTGGCCATGACGAGGCCGGCGCCGCGGTGCTGGGCGCGATCGAGCGGGTGCTGGCGGCCGGGCCGGAGCACGCGCCGCTGACGCGCGACATCGGCGGCAAAGCCGGTACCGCCGACCTGGGCCGCGCCATCGCGGAGGCGCTGTGA
- a CDS encoding glycerate kinase type-2 family protein: protein MSAAFAGDARALLLETFQAAVAAADPLRIVAQHLPPPHAGGRTLVVGAGKAAASMAAAVERAYAGKATLEGLVVTRYAHGMPTDHIRVIEAGHPVPDESGEQAAAEILAAVQSLTPQDRLLVLVSGGGSSLLSLPAEGIPMADLKATTRELLRCGAPITDMNIVRKHISRIQGGRLAQASQAPVTTLIVSDVAGDDPSAIASGPTVADPSTFDDALQILRRYGAQVPASVQSHLERGARGEVAETPKPGDPLFDRVDNIMIATAHGSLEAAAALFRQRGIKPVVLGDTVTGEAREVARVYAALVREIRAYNAPFAPPVALISGGECTVTLPAGSAGKARGGRCSEFLLSLAVELAGMPDVHAIAADTDGIDGSEDNAGALADPTTLARAEAAGLPGQRQLDAHDAWGLFDAIGDLVVTGPTRTNVNDYRAILIL, encoded by the coding sequence GTGAGCGCCGCGTTCGCGGGGGACGCCCGCGCACTGCTGCTCGAAACCTTCCAGGCCGCGGTGGCGGCGGCCGATCCGCTGCGGATCGTCGCGCAGCACCTGCCGCCGCCGCACGCCGGTGGCCGCACGCTGGTGGTGGGCGCGGGCAAGGCCGCCGCCTCGATGGCCGCGGCGGTCGAGCGCGCCTACGCCGGCAAGGCCACGCTGGAGGGGCTGGTGGTCACGCGCTACGCGCATGGCATGCCGACCGACCATATCCGCGTGATCGAGGCCGGCCATCCGGTGCCCGACGAGTCGGGCGAGCAGGCCGCGGCCGAAATTCTTGCGGCGGTGCAATCGCTGACGCCGCAGGACCGGCTGCTGGTGCTGGTCTCGGGCGGCGGTTCGAGCCTGCTGTCGCTGCCGGCCGAGGGCATCCCGATGGCCGACCTGAAGGCGACCACCCGGGAATTGCTGCGCTGTGGCGCGCCGATCACCGACATGAACATCGTGCGCAAGCATATCTCGCGCATCCAGGGCGGCCGGCTGGCGCAGGCGAGCCAGGCGCCGGTGACCACGCTGATCGTCTCGGACGTGGCTGGCGACGATCCCAGCGCGATCGCGTCGGGCCCGACCGTGGCCGACCCCAGCACGTTCGATGACGCGCTGCAGATCCTGCGCCGCTATGGCGCGCAGGTGCCGGCCAGCGTGCAGTCGCACCTGGAACGCGGCGCGCGTGGCGAGGTGGCGGAGACGCCCAAGCCCGGCGACCCCTTGTTCGATCGGGTCGACAACATCATGATCGCCACCGCGCATGGCAGCCTCGAGGCTGCCGCCGCGCTGTTCCGCCAGCGCGGCATCAAGCCGGTGGTGCTGGGCGATACCGTGACCGGCGAGGCGCGCGAAGTGGCGCGGGTCTACGCGGCGCTGGTGCGCGAGATTCGCGCGTACAATGCGCCGTTCGCCCCGCCCGTGGCGCTGATTTCCGGAGGTGAGTGCACGGTCACTTTGCCGGCCGGCAGCGCCGGCAAGGCGCGCGGGGGGCGCTGCTCGGAGTTCCTGCTGTCGCTGGCGGTCGAACTGGCAGGCATGCCCGATGTGCACGCGATCGCCGCCGACACCGACGGCATCGACGGCTCGGAAGACAACGCCGGCGCGCTGGCCGACCCGACCACGCTGGCGCGTGCCGAGGCCGCCGGCCTGCCGGGCCAGCGCCAGTTGGACGCGCACGACGCCTGGGGCCTGTTCGATGCCATCGGCGACCTGGTGGTCACCGGCCCCACGCGCACCAACGTCAACGACTACCGCGCCATCCTGATTCTCTGA